In Acidiferrobacterales bacterium, a genomic segment contains:
- the purD gene encoding phosphoribosylamine--glycine ligase, whose protein sequence is MRVLVVGGGGREHALAWAARRSDLVEHVFVAPGNAGTSLEPDTTNVEISAEDIPSVLSFAQQNAVDLTIVGPEVPLTLGISDTFASHGLRCFGPCANAARLEGSKDFTKRFLSRHGIPSAQFQTFDDISQAREYIDRRGAPIVVKADGLAAGKGVIVAETVAEAKHAATDMLTNLRFGAAGANIVIEDFLAGEEASYICIVDGEDVIPLASSQDHKAVFDGDTGPNTGGMGAYSPAPIVDSALERRILDEIIRPTVRGLMSEGIRYTGFLYAGLMIDDQGNPQVLEYNCRLGDPETQPLMLRLRSDLVELILAALDNRLAGMNPNWDERAALGVVLAAKGYPGDYSIGHRITGADEVSAGDVKVFHAGTAFDSDGRLISAGGRILCVTALAPSVRQAQTRAYATISQMSMEEVHFRTDIGNKASAYTLVV, encoded by the coding sequence ATGCGGGTTCTCGTAGTCGGTGGCGGAGGTCGTGAGCATGCGCTGGCATGGGCAGCCAGGCGATCGGATCTGGTTGAGCACGTCTTCGTTGCACCGGGCAATGCCGGAACCTCGCTCGAGCCTGATACCACCAATGTCGAAATCAGCGCCGAGGACATTCCGTCTGTTTTATCCTTCGCACAACAAAACGCAGTTGATTTGACGATTGTCGGTCCGGAAGTCCCCCTGACACTCGGAATTTCAGACACTTTTGCCAGCCACGGTCTTCGATGCTTTGGTCCGTGTGCAAATGCCGCAAGGCTTGAAGGCTCCAAGGACTTCACAAAAAGATTTCTGAGTCGTCATGGCATACCGAGTGCGCAGTTCCAGACTTTTGATGACATTTCGCAGGCACGCGAATACATTGATCGTCGCGGAGCGCCGATTGTTGTCAAGGCAGATGGGCTGGCTGCTGGAAAAGGTGTCATTGTCGCCGAGACGGTCGCCGAGGCGAAACATGCGGCCACTGACATGCTGACCAACCTCAGGTTCGGAGCCGCGGGTGCAAATATTGTGATCGAGGATTTCCTTGCCGGAGAGGAAGCGAGCTATATCTGTATAGTTGATGGCGAGGACGTCATCCCACTTGCCTCGTCGCAGGATCACAAAGCAGTGTTCGATGGTGATACCGGTCCCAACACCGGTGGCATGGGGGCCTACTCGCCGGCACCGATTGTCGACTCGGCACTGGAGCGCAGAATACTTGATGAGATCATTCGGCCCACCGTGAGGGGGCTGATGAGCGAGGGCATCCGATACACCGGATTTCTCTATGCCGGCCTGATGATTGACGATCAGGGGAATCCACAGGTACTTGAATACAACTGCCGTCTGGGCGATCCGGAGACGCAACCGCTGATGCTTCGCCTGCGATCGGATCTGGTTGAATTGATCCTGGCGGCACTGGACAACAGACTTGCGGGGATGAATCCGAACTGGGACGAGCGTGCAGCGCTCGGTGTGGTCCTGGCGGCCAAAGGCTATCCGGGTGACTATTCGATAGGACATCGGATTACCGGCGCGGATGAAGTCAGCGCAGGGGATGTCAAAGTGTTTCACGCAGGTACTGCGTTTGATTCGGATGGCCGGCTGATTTCTGCTGGCGGTCGCATACTTTGCGTGACCGCATTGGCACCGTCTGTCAGGCAGGCGCAGACTCGGGCCTATGCGACGATTTCGCAAATGTCAATGGAAGAGGTGCATTTTCGCACCGATATCGGTAACAAGGCTTCGGCCTACACGTTGGTAGTTTGA
- the purE gene encoding 5-(carboxyamino)imidazole ribonucleotide mutase: MSNSFVAVMIGSDSDLKVMKSTLDVLDDLGVSWEIRILSAHRTPDQVREYLASADERGCAVYIAAAGLAAHLAGAVAAHTLKPVIGVPLDAGTLGGLDALLATVQMPGGVPVACVAVGSAGAKNAAYLAARVLALGDDSVAGSLRRYRDDNRASILQKNEQLQSDLKN, translated from the coding sequence TTGAGCAATAGTTTTGTCGCTGTCATGATCGGGTCGGATTCCGATTTGAAAGTCATGAAGTCAACATTGGATGTATTGGATGATCTTGGGGTGTCCTGGGAGATAAGAATTCTGTCGGCCCATCGAACACCCGATCAGGTACGCGAGTATCTGGCGAGTGCCGATGAGCGCGGCTGTGCCGTGTATATTGCGGCTGCCGGATTGGCGGCCCACCTTGCCGGCGCGGTTGCCGCACACACGCTAAAACCCGTGATCGGTGTGCCGCTTGACGCAGGTACGCTGGGTGGACTTGATGCATTGCTTGCAACTGTTCAGATGCCTGGAGGAGTTCCCGTCGCATGCGTTGCGGTGGGAAGTGCGGGTGCGAAGAACGCCGCTTATCTGGCCGCCAGAGTTTTGGCGTTGGGCGACGATTCGGTGGCGGGAAGTCTTCGCAGATACAGAGATGACAATCGAGCGTCTATTCTCCAGAAAAACGAGCAGCTGCAGTCCGACCTCAAGAACTGA
- a CDS encoding L-threonylcarbamoyladenylate synthase encodes MGQLSATGVARAADLIGMGGVVAYPTEACFGLGCDPENRSALKRILRIKSRPAGMGMIVIAHCIETVLPYLSIRHEGMLDEPLASWPGPYTWIFPASRKASQLLCANRSTIAVRVTAHPIAAQLTRLADRAIVSTSANRHGRLPLRDYGMVRRQMGSKLDFVVRGPIGRQRNPTEIRDAQSGRLLRAA; translated from the coding sequence GTGGGACAGTTGAGCGCGACCGGCGTTGCCAGAGCCGCTGATCTGATCGGAATGGGCGGCGTGGTTGCCTACCCGACCGAGGCGTGTTTCGGTTTGGGGTGTGACCCGGAAAACCGGTCAGCGTTGAAAAGGATCCTTCGGATCAAGAGTCGACCCGCGGGAATGGGGATGATTGTGATTGCGCATTGTATCGAGACTGTGCTGCCGTATCTTTCGATCAGACATGAGGGGATGCTCGATGAGCCGCTGGCGAGTTGGCCGGGTCCGTATACGTGGATCTTTCCAGCCAGCCGGAAGGCTTCGCAGTTGTTGTGCGCGAATCGCAGCACCATTGCAGTAAGAGTCACCGCCCACCCCATCGCCGCACAATTGACGCGGTTGGCCGACAGGGCCATTGTCTCAACTTCGGCCAATCGACATGGCCGGCTGCCGCTTCGGGATTATGGCATGGTTCGAAGGCAGATGGGGTCTAAACTGGATTTTGTCGTTCGAGGTCCGATCGGCAGGCAAAGAAATCCAACTGAGATCAGGGACGCACAGAGCGGCCGACTCCTGCGCGCTGCCTGA
- the hemF gene encoding oxygen-dependent coproporphyrinogen oxidase, protein MTVTPAQNREVENYLRQLQDRICDELESLDGVGRFDRDEWEFVDGGGGDSRVLESGKVFEKAGVNFSSIRGASLPVAATQKRTHLESRSFTATGISLVVHPLNPYVPTTHMNLRFICVEGGEWWFGGGFDLTPYYGFVDDAVHWHRTAASACAGFGEDLYPRLKKWCDDYFYLKHREENRGIGGLFFDDFKQGGFARSFEFVRSVGSHFPKAYAPIVKKRMNQAFGDRERQFQLIRRGRYVEFNLVYDRGTLFGLQSKGRTESILMSLPPNVVWRYNFQAEPGSAEQELTDVFLKPRDWLSETGDP, encoded by the coding sequence GTGACGGTGACTCCAGCCCAGAACCGGGAAGTTGAGAACTATCTCAGACAATTGCAGGATCGGATCTGTGATGAGCTTGAGTCTCTGGATGGTGTGGGCAGGTTTGACCGCGACGAGTGGGAATTTGTTGACGGTGGCGGCGGTGATTCGCGTGTATTGGAATCGGGGAAGGTGTTTGAGAAGGCTGGAGTGAACTTCTCTTCGATTCGCGGCGCCAGCCTGCCGGTGGCAGCGACTCAAAAGCGAACTCATCTGGAGAGCCGATCCTTTACCGCAACCGGCATCTCACTCGTAGTCCATCCACTGAACCCTTATGTACCCACGACGCATATGAATCTCCGATTCATTTGTGTAGAGGGAGGTGAGTGGTGGTTCGGCGGTGGTTTTGATCTGACGCCGTATTACGGTTTTGTTGACGATGCGGTTCATTGGCACCGGACAGCCGCCTCGGCCTGTGCCGGTTTCGGTGAAGACCTTTACCCGCGACTGAAAAAGTGGTGTGATGACTATTTTTATCTGAAACACCGGGAGGAGAATCGCGGCATCGGCGGCTTGTTTTTCGACGATTTCAAACAAGGCGGATTCGCCCGCTCGTTTGAGTTTGTACGCAGCGTCGGATCACATTTTCCAAAGGCGTATGCGCCGATCGTCAAAAAAAGAATGAATCAGGCTTTCGGCGACCGGGAAAGACAGTTTCAACTGATTCGTCGCGGGCGTTACGTAGAGTTCAATCTTGTATATGACAGGGGCACCTTGTTCGGACTTCAGTCAAAGGGCAGAACCGAATCAATCCTGATGTCGCTCCCGCCGAACGTTGTCTGGCGTTACAACTTCCAGGCGGAACCCGGTTCTGCGGAGCAGGAACTGACAGATGTTTTTCTCAAACCGCGCGACTGGTTGAGCGAGACCGGTGATCCGTAA
- a CDS encoding 3-deoxy-D-manno-octulosonic acid transferase, whose protein sequence is MGRMILAVYRTLMLMLLPVIFVRYVLKAGLTPTYRRRLTERFGVLPNRIPTGIIWVHAVSVGEVNAAVPMIENLLQTQNRPVLVTCVTPTGSAQIRKSLNDRVAHVYAPVDAGVIVRTFLRKFKPVMIVIMETEMWPNLIHYGTRAGVPVLFANMRLSDRTFAGAVRLRPFSRYVLNQVSAFCVQTEDDRQRIADIGVPDSRISVTGNLKFDVTAPPEVLTSGKRIRERLGGDDVRVVILGSSHDGEELRFLDVFERVREKFPMLLGIIVPRHPERFDAVYRIIAQRGLHVVRTSQWSGQWPQEADILLVDSMGELMNYYAACDVAVVGGSFVPVGGHNVLEPMMTGTVSIFGPQMSNFRLIARLVLSAQAGLQVSGMEELAESIGKLMGDSDLRQEMVGRGYQLLAENRGSVTRTCERLLSVL, encoded by the coding sequence ATGGGCAGGATGATTCTCGCAGTCTATCGCACACTGATGCTGATGCTGTTGCCTGTGATATTCGTTCGATATGTGCTGAAGGCCGGACTCACACCGACTTATCGGCGCAGGCTCACCGAGCGGTTCGGGGTTCTCCCCAACCGTATTCCCACCGGAATTATCTGGGTCCATGCGGTATCAGTTGGCGAGGTCAACGCTGCCGTCCCCATGATTGAAAATCTGCTCCAGACCCAGAATCGACCGGTGCTGGTCACCTGCGTGACACCGACCGGCTCGGCGCAAATCCGAAAGTCACTCAATGATCGGGTTGCTCATGTCTACGCCCCGGTCGATGCCGGTGTCATTGTCAGGACCTTCCTGCGCAAGTTCAAGCCAGTGATGATTGTGATCATGGAAACAGAAATGTGGCCGAATCTGATTCATTACGGGACTCGCGCGGGTGTTCCGGTGCTGTTCGCGAACATGCGTCTTTCCGACAGAACTTTTGCAGGAGCTGTCAGACTCAGGCCGTTCAGCAGGTATGTGCTCAATCAGGTCAGCGCGTTTTGTGTCCAGACTGAGGATGACCGTCAGCGAATCGCAGACATCGGAGTGCCTGACTCAAGGATCAGTGTGACAGGCAATCTCAAATTCGATGTCACAGCACCGCCGGAGGTACTGACGAGCGGAAAGCGGATCCGGGAGCGTCTTGGGGGAGATGATGTCCGTGTTGTCATATTGGGGAGCTCACACGACGGTGAGGAATTGAGGTTTCTTGACGTGTTTGAGCGGGTACGAGAAAAGTTCCCGATGCTTCTCGGGATTATCGTTCCGCGCCACCCGGAGCGATTTGACGCGGTCTATCGGATCATCGCCCAACGCGGTCTGCATGTTGTCCGCACAAGTCAATGGAGTGGTCAGTGGCCGCAAGAAGCCGACATCCTGCTGGTGGACTCAATGGGTGAGTTGATGAACTATTACGCCGCTTGCGATGTCGCCGTGGTCGGTGGAAGTTTTGTACCTGTCGGCGGTCACAATGTGCTCGAGCCGATGATGACGGGTACCGTGTCGATTTTCGGCCCGCAGATGTCAAATTTCCGGCTGATTGCCCGACTTGTACTGTCGGCGCAGGCAGGTCTTCAGGTATCTGGTATGGAAGAGTTGGCAGAAAGTATCGGGAAACTCATGGGAGATTCTGACTTACGGCAGGAAATGGTGGGCAGGGGATATCAGCTACTGGCGGAAAATCGGGGCTCAGTGACGCGCACGTGCGAAAGATTGCTGTCAGTGTTGTGA
- a CDS encoding TolC family protein produces the protein MKFSRTIGFILGCIFTSGVFASDLLDIYQLALENDATLNSQKFATEASSLDNAIIRSRAFPTVSLRGRYEEQRIARSNEVNSTSGEVVLDVPLYMAELKPALDSAEADVVIGELRLQKARQDLYRRVVVAYFDVLASQDDLDTSASEVKAIAEFLKVTRTRFDVGLGTESDIQNATAREALARAAQIRDESAIEAAWISLMEITGSRPDQLNRLAENLIVPVLMPDNVEHWIDLALENNPDLAIQGELVNRSKYAIQAAGARTGPNVMLGLSRREFADKPRNPNPERSKITLSISKSFSVGGYHQKLRKQATLNHKAQVQRELAATQQVRSSVSRTYFNLVSLYNRIRALETARSASQIALDVTEQSFLVGTVASIDVLNARHDLFQVTRDLHRARYDYLNNSIVIRQLAGTLDLFDLEVMNNLLERP, from the coding sequence ATGAAGTTCAGCCGAACAATCGGCTTTATCCTCGGCTGTATATTCACTTCGGGAGTCTTCGCTTCAGACCTTCTGGATATCTACCAACTTGCGCTCGAAAACGACGCAACATTGAATTCGCAGAAATTTGCCACCGAAGCGAGTTCCTTGGACAATGCGATTATCCGATCAAGGGCATTTCCTACCGTGTCGTTGCGCGGGAGATACGAAGAACAGCGCATCGCGAGAAGCAACGAGGTCAATTCCACCTCAGGAGAGGTTGTTCTCGACGTTCCACTTTATATGGCCGAACTCAAACCGGCATTGGATTCGGCTGAAGCCGACGTGGTCATCGGTGAACTTCGACTTCAGAAAGCCCGGCAAGATCTGTATCGCAGGGTTGTAGTCGCCTATTTCGACGTTCTGGCCTCTCAGGATGATCTGGACACCTCCGCCAGTGAGGTCAAGGCGATCGCCGAGTTTCTGAAAGTCACCCGAACACGCTTTGATGTTGGTCTGGGAACCGAAAGTGACATACAGAATGCGACCGCGCGCGAGGCGTTGGCAAGGGCGGCACAAATCCGCGACGAAAGCGCGATAGAAGCCGCTTGGATCTCACTGATGGAAATAACCGGCAGTCGACCCGATCAACTGAATCGGCTCGCGGAAAATCTCATAGTACCGGTACTCATGCCCGACAACGTCGAACACTGGATTGATCTGGCGCTGGAAAACAATCCAGATCTCGCTATTCAGGGTGAATTGGTCAATCGATCGAAATACGCAATCCAAGCCGCCGGTGCACGGACAGGCCCCAATGTGATGCTTGGACTGTCTCGTCGGGAATTCGCTGACAAACCCAGAAACCCGAACCCAGAGCGATCCAAGATCACCCTCAGCATCAGCAAGTCATTCTCGGTCGGCGGGTACCATCAGAAACTCAGGAAACAGGCAACACTGAATCACAAGGCCCAGGTTCAGAGAGAACTTGCTGCGACTCAGCAAGTCAGAAGCAGTGTGTCGCGCACATACTTCAATCTGGTGAGTCTCTACAATCGGATCAGAGCGCTGGAAACGGCAAGAAGTGCAAGTCAGATTGCGTTGGATGTCACCGAGCAGAGTTTTCTTGTGGGCACTGTCGCCTCCATCGACGTGCTCAATGCACGACACGATCTGTTTCAGGTGACACGCGACCTGCACCGCGCCCGCTATGATTACCTGAACAACTCCATTGTGATCAGACAACTGGCCGGCACGCTTGACCTGTTCGATCTGGAGGTGATGAATAACCTGCTTGAACGACCCTGA
- a CDS encoding protein-L-isoaspartate O-methyltransferase → MDIKQAKFNMVEQQIRPWNVLDPKVLEAVSTVPREHFVPKEHRELSFVDMNIPIGDNQVMMQPKVEARLLQALEPDPEHLVLEIGTGSGYMAALLAHCAKFVQTVEIRPALAEAATDHLIENKSSNVQVIEGDGGQGWQSDHQFDCIFLSGSVIELPDSYRKLLNVGGRLVAIVGDEPVMNAILVERTGPASWKTTYLFETILPALDHIEQPSRFVF, encoded by the coding sequence GTGGACATCAAACAAGCAAAATTCAATATGGTCGAACAACAGATCCGGCCATGGAATGTGCTGGACCCCAAAGTGTTGGAAGCGGTTTCGACTGTGCCACGGGAACATTTCGTTCCGAAAGAGCATCGCGAACTGTCTTTTGTCGATATGAATATCCCAATCGGCGATAACCAGGTCATGATGCAGCCGAAAGTCGAAGCCAGACTACTGCAGGCACTTGAACCCGATCCGGAGCATCTGGTACTGGAAATTGGAACCGGTAGCGGCTACATGGCCGCACTGTTGGCGCATTGTGCGAAGTTTGTTCAAACCGTGGAAATCCGGCCAGCCCTTGCTGAAGCAGCAACCGATCATCTCATCGAGAACAAATCCAGTAATGTGCAGGTCATCGAAGGTGATGGTGGGCAAGGATGGCAGTCAGATCATCAGTTCGACTGTATATTTCTATCCGGTTCGGTCATTGAACTGCCGGACAGTTATCGCAAATTGCTGAACGTCGGTGGACGGCTGGTGGCCATTGTCGGCGACGAACCGGTCATGAATGCAATTCTGGTTGAAAGAACAGGCCCGGCTTCATGGAAAACCACGTATCTGTTCGAGACAATCCTGCCGGCACTGGATCATATCGAGCAACCCAGTCGTTTCGTGTTCTAG
- the hspQ gene encoding heat shock protein HspQ: protein MSVSAKFKLGQVVRHRYHAFRGVIFDVDPEFNNTEEWYDAIPDEIRPRKDQPFYHLLAENEKSTYVAYVSEQNLIPDETGIPVDHPAVTKLFGDLDGGQYTVPSEQFH from the coding sequence ATGTCAGTATCAGCGAAGTTCAAACTGGGGCAAGTTGTTCGTCATCGGTACCACGCTTTCAGAGGTGTGATTTTTGATGTCGATCCAGAGTTCAACAATACCGAGGAATGGTATGATGCGATTCCGGACGAAATACGTCCCCGAAAAGATCAGCCGTTCTATCACTTGTTGGCTGAAAACGAAAAGTCCACATATGTTGCTTATGTTTCTGAACAAAACCTGATACCGGACGAAACAGGAATTCCTGTCGATCACCCGGCAGTCACAAAACTGTTCGGTGATCTTGATGGCGGTCAATACACGGTCCCGTCAGAGCAATTCCACTGA